The stretch of DNA CACTGGTGGGACAAGTTGGACGCGCGCTGCAAGCGCATCCTGGAAGAATGGGACGCCACAGCCGAGCGCTATCGCCAGGAGACGTTCACCTACAAAGTGCGGGACCGGGAGATTCGCACGCCGCTCTACCACACATCGCTTGCCGGCACCCGGGTGCCGCGCGTGGCGCTGCCGCGCTATGAAGACCCCGGAGAACGGTTGCGATTTGCGCTCCTAGAGAATCTGCCGGGCTACTTTCCGTACACCGCCGGCGTTTATCCGTTCAAGCGCACCGAGGAAGAACCTACGCGCATGTTCGCCGGCGAAGGAACGCCCGAACGCACCAATCGTCGTTTCCACTACATCTCGGAGGGCATGGCAGCCAAGCGGCTCTCGACCGCTTTCGACTCGGTGACGCTCTACGGCCGCGATCCAGATGAACGTCCGGACATCTACGGCAAGATCGGCAATGCGGGCGTGTCGATCTGCACGCTCGACGACATGAAGAAGCTCTACTCGGGCTTCAACCTGTGCGATCCGAAGACGAGCGTGTCGATGACCATCAACGGGCCGGCGCCCATGATTCTGGCTATGTTCCTGAATACGGCCATCGACCAGCAGGTGGAGTACTACCTGCGGGAGATCGGGCGCTGGGAAGAGGTGGCCCGCGTCATTGCCGAGCGTCTGGGAGACGACCGGCCACGCTACGTGCCGTTCGGGCCACAGGGACGGGTCGACAGCCTGCCTCCTACGCATGACGGCACCGGACTGGGCCTGCTGGGAACAAGCGGCGCCGAACTGGTCGAATGGGGCCTGCTGGACCGCGAAACCTATGAAAATATCAAGGCCCGGGCGCTCTCCGTTGTGCGCGGCACCGTGCAGGCCGACATCCTCAAGGAAGACCAGGCGCAGAACACCTGCATCTTTTCCACCGAGTTTGCGCTGCGCCTGATGGGAGACGTGCAGCAGTATTTCATTGACCACAAAGTCCGCAATTTTTACTCCGTCTCGATCTCCGGGTACCACATCGCCGAAGCAGGGGCCAATCCGATCACGCAACTGGCCTTTACGCTGGCCAATGGTTTCACGTACGTGGAGTACTACCTGAGCCGGGGCATGCACATCGACGACTTTGCGCCCAACCTGTCGTTCTTCTTCTCAAATGGCATGGATCCAGAGTACAGCGTGATCGGGCGCGTGGCCCGGCGCATCTGGGCCGTGGTGATGCGGGACAAATACGGCGCTAACGAACGCAGCCAGAAACTCAAATACCACATCCAGACCTCCGGGCGCAGCCTGCACGCCAAAGAAATTGCCTTCAATGACATCCGCACGACGTTGCAGGCGCTGATGGCCATCTACGACAACTGTAACTCGCTGCACACCAACGCCTACGACGAGGCCATTACGACTCCGACTGAAGAGAGCGTCCGGCGTGCTATTGCAATCCAGTTGATCATCAACAAAGAGTTAGGGCTGGCCAAAAACGAAAATCCCCTGCAGGGCAGCTTCATTATCGAGGAACTGACCGATCTGGTTGAAGAAGCCGTGCTTCGAGAGTTTGAGCGCATCGACCGCCGAGGGGGGGTGCTGGGCGCCATGGAATCGATGTACCAGCGGGGCAAAATTCAAGAAGAATCGTTGCTCTACGAGCGCAAAAAGCATAGCGGCGAGCTTCCCATCATCGGCGTCAATACGTTTCTGCCCAAGAACGGCGAGTCGCACGATGCGCCGACGGCGCTCATGCGCTCGCATGAAGAGGAAAAGCGGCACCAACTTGAGAACCTGCGCGCTTTTCAGCGGCGGAATGCCCACCGGGCGCCCCATATGCTGGAGCGGCTGCAGCAGGTCGCGCGTCGCGGGGAGAACGTGTTTGCCGAGTTAATGGAGACGGTGCGCTACTGTTCGCTGGGGCAGATCACGCAGGCGCTGTTTGAAGTAGGGGGCGAGTACCGTCGGAATATGTAGCCAGAGCCTGGACGCTGGGTGCGCTAAGAGGCAAAGCGCGTTTGCACCCGAGCGTCCATTTGCTCGACTTTTTCTACCAGTTGTTGCTTATAGTCCAGCATACGCTGGAGTAGAGTTGCATCACTCGAGGCCAGGATCTGCACGGCCAGCAGGCCAGCGTTGCGCGCCTGCCCGATCGCCACAGTAGCCACCGGCACGCCCCCCGGCATCTGTACAATAGAGAGGAGCGAATCAAGACCTTGAAGGTGACGGGTCGGAACGGGCACGCCAATAACCGGTAACGGTGTAGCAGCGGCAATCATACCGGGGAGATGGGCAGCGCCGCCTGCGCCGGCAATAATCACTTTAAGCCCTCGCGTGTGGGCCGTGCGGGCATATTCCAGCATCCGGTGGGGGGTGCGGTGGGCTGAAAGTACCCGGATCTCGTAAGGCACTTCAAAGGCGTCGAGCACGTGGGCTGCTTCTTCCATGACGGGCAGATCGGATTCACTGCCCATAGCAATACCGACCAGCGGCGTAGCGGCGGCAGGCATGACGGTTGCAGGTTGGTTTACAGGTAGCGAGCAATCAGGTCGGCGGCTGTTTCAGCGCGGCGGCGCACGTCTTCCGGATCGGTTCCAGTAGCGGTAACGTGGCCCATTTTACGTCCGGGTCGCACCTGCGTTTTCCCATACAGGTGCACGGCCACGCCTGGAATGCGCAGCGCCTCCGGCAGCCCGCGGAGCTCAATGCTGTTGCTGCTGCGTCGTCCCAGAATGTTGACCATGACGGCTACAGGTTCTCGCAGCTCAGGCGATCCCAGCGGCCAGTCGAGCACAGCCCGTACATGGTTCTCAAATTGAGAGGTATAGCACCCTTCGATGGTGTAGTGCCCCGTGTTATGCGGGCGCGGCGCTAATTCATTGATCAAAATGCGCCCATCGGCCAGTTCAAACAGTTCTACCGCGGTAATCCCGATGCCCCCAACAGTTTCAACAGCAGCCCGTGCTACGCGCCGGGCTTCCTCTGCGACGGCGGGGTCAATGGCAGCCGGGGCCTGCACCAGGTAGCAGCGGTGGTCTTGCTGCCGGGTATAGACTACCGGGTAGATCACTTCTTCTCCGCCGGGACTCCGAGCCACCAGCACGGCCAGTTCTCGAACGAATGGAACCCAGGCCTCGACAAGCAGGCCATCTTCCTGGGCTAACCGGGCCCATCCGGTCTGCAACGCCTCCGGCGAGCGAGCGGTGAAGTTGCCGTAGCCGTCGTAAGAGCCGCGGTAGCGTTTCAGCACGACCGGATAGCCAAACCGCTCCGCGGCAGCCTGAGCTTCCTCCAGCGTTGCGCAGCAGGCAAACGCAGGGAGTGGCAGTCCGGCTTCGGCCAGCACGCGCTTTTGCTGCCCTTTATCTCGAATGATTTGAAGGGTTTCCGCACGAGGCCAGAGCGTGGTGCCTTCAGGCAGTACCGGTTCCAGCACGTCAGCCGGCGCCCATTCACTCTCGACCGTTACTACCGTGCAGCCTTCGGCAAAGCGGCGCAGCACGTCGGGGTCCTGCCAGTTTCCAACGACCACTTCGCCCAGGCCTTCGGCCGAGCCAGTAGGCTGGGGGACCAGAAACCGCACCTGAAGGCCCATCCGAAGGGCAGCCATCGCCGTCATGCGGCCAAGCTGTCCCCCGCCCAGAATGCCAATAACCGGAATATTTGGGGTTCGAACCACCGACATCCCGATGAGCTTGCGGCGTTTTTCGTACATGCGCCCCAAAATACAGGGAATCGCCGAACGAGACAATGGAAGCTCTGCAAAGGATCTCCTAAACTCTCGAATTGACAGCAGGCGTGTTAAGCAAGGCCCATTTTCCGGGAAGCAGACGCAGGGTGGCCTCTCCGCGGGTCGGTAGACGTAGGATAGCAGGTCCGCTTGCTTGCAGCTCCCTGAAACTTAAGCGGCCCGGCGCACTGGGCGACTTACTGCAGACCGAGCACTTCTGGTCCCTGGATGAACACGATGTCCACCGGAATGCCGGCCTGCTGAATGCGGGCCAGGTCGGCGCGGAGCGTGTCGTCTATCTGGCCATAGCGTGCGATGAAATCGGCCGTGGCCGCATAGTCGCCGTCGCCCTGCAGGCGAAGGATTTGCTCTGACAGCGCATTTACGGCCGTTTCCATGCGTTCCGGAACGATGCGATAGGTGCCGGTGGCCGGATCTCGGGTAAAGGCTCCTTGCTCTTTGAAAAAGTTAAACCGAATCAGATTGGCCCGGCCGTGCGCGCTGGCAGCACCGAAGCGGATGGAGCGAAAGATGCCTGCCAGGAAGGTAACGTAATGGTCCATCGGGTCCGCTTCCCACTCGTTTTGTTCGATCAGCCAGGTGACCATGTACAGGCCCAGCACGTCGGCCTTGCCTTCCTCCATGGTTGTGTACAGGTCACGCAGCGCTTCCCGGACAGTCCCGCGGCCCGTGATTGTGTGCTTAATGCCCAGTCCGTGGGCCACTTCGTGGAACATTGTATTGCCAAAGAAGGCATCGAAGGTAACGTGCGGTCGCTGATCTTCGGCAATCAGGATGTCGGCAATGGGGAGGAGGATCTTCTCAAACTTGGCACGCATCACGTTTTTGAGTTGCAGGCGGCGCGTGCCTTTTTCGAGCTGTACGCGCTCGTCGTTGGGCAGGTTGACTGCAATGGTTTTGGCGCCGGCGTTTGCGTCCCCTGCGTAATAGAGGGCATCGTAGGCGCCCAGGTCGGAGTCGGTACCCGGCTGTTCCTGTTTGTACGCTTCCGGTACGGGGAGGGCTGCCTGCAGCGCAGGCAGTAGTGTGGTGTAGCGGTTGAGGCGCTGGCTCCAGGTGGGGTCTTTGAGCAGCACAAAGGCTTCGGCCGCTGCCTTGTAGCCGAAGAGTTGATCTTCATAGGTTTCAATAGGGCCAATAATCACGTCGATGGTGTTTGTTTTCATGTCGAGCCAGGCGCGGTCACTTTCGTAGTAGTCGTCGGTCAGAAGCGCTTCAGCCCGAAGGGTGAGGTAGCGGCGAAGCCCTTCATCTTCGGCCAGCTCGGCTGCCTGGCGAAGTAGTGCGGCGGCCCGCTGGACGTGTGAGGCAAAGAATTTGTGGTACGGAATGGCAACAAGCCGCCCCCGGGCGTCTCGCCGGACCATGGTGTAAAGGCTGCGAAGTGCCGGGTTGTGGGCCGCGGCTGCTTCAAATTCTTCGGGCGTCATGTCGGCCGGGTAAAAGTTAGCGCCAGGCGGTTTAGGACCTGTGCCTTCAAGAAAAGGCCGGTTGCCCTCCAGCCGATCCCAGGGGCCATAGTTTATCTCCACAAAACGTCGAAGACCAGGATCTTCGATGGTGGCCAGCAAAGAGTCCAGGTTGCCGTAAGCCTGTACCTTGAAGATAGCGTCCATCTCACGTGCTGCTTCAATGAGCAGACGGAGGATTTGGCGTTGATTGTCTGACAGTCCGCTCAGATCCGCTTCAAGCCGAAAAGGAGCATATTTGCGGAGCAGGGTCTGGGCTTCCGGCGAGGCGCCGGGTACGACCAGCAGCGCGTCGTGGGTTGTTTCCGGCATGGTTTCCGGGGGTTCACAGGCGATAAGGAAACTGCATATTCCGAGTAAGAGGCACCAGCGCATGGCAGCATATCAACAGGTGGCAAAACAGGGTAAAAGAAGATGCGGGATACCCGGCATACTTGCAAGAGGACGCAGCCTTAAAAGAAGCTGAGCAAGACGGGCGTTTATGAGTTATCGTTAAAAGACTTAACAACTTGACTGTAAAACGAATGCCCATTACATTTCTCACAGATGCCGTTCTGTGCCCGTAGAGGAGGCCCATCAGTTCAGAGATGGTGTCGATTTCCGGGTGCGGCTGTTTGCCAGGAGCCTTCCAACCGCATAGAAACGCTGGGAGCAAATGCATCAGGGCTTGCGCTGGCAGATCCTGTGTCTGGTCTGGTTGCTGGGGGGGTGCATGCAGTCGGTGTATGGACCGCGTCTGTTTCCGGCAGAAGAGCCCCCACCCCAGGCCTCTGATACTCCGTTAAAGGTACACCTGTACAACGGCGGTGTCATAGTACTGGAGCACTGGGAGCAGCGGGGATCGATGCTGGTGGGGACAGGCATCCGCTACGATGTGCACCGGCAGCCTGAAGGAGCGCTGCAGGAGCATCACATCCCTGTAGATTCCATTGCTCTGCTGGAAATGCATGTGCGGGAAGGGAGTCGGCCCATCGGCGTGGCTGGACTGGCCGTCTGGAGCGTGCTGTACGGAGCCCTTACGGTGAGCTGTGTGATTAATCCGAAAGCCTGTTTTGGCTCGTGTCCTACTTTTTACGTAGAGACTCCGACAGGGGAAATACTGGTTGCGGAAGGGTTTTCGTCCAGCATTGCCCGGGCGCTGGAGGCGCGCGATGTGGACGCTCTGTTTACGGCACAGACACGCGGCGGAGTCTTCACGCTGACGATGCGGAACGAGGCGTTGGAAACCCACGCTGTTCGGCGGTTGCGTCTGCTGGCCGTGCCTCGTCCCTCCGGGCGCCGCGTGCTGGCCGGAGCAGACGGACGGTTTTATCCAGCCCGTACGCTGCTGCCGCTGGTGCGCTGCCAGGCTCCAGAGGGCGATTGCCGCCGCATGCTGATTGCCCTGGACGGCAGTGAGCGCCGTTCTCCGGCCGATGCGCATAATCTGGCGGCTCGCGAAGTGCTCGAGCTAACGTTTCCGCCGGCGCAGGGACGTCTGGCACTGGTACTGGGCATTCGCCAGTCCTTACTGACCACGTTCCTGCTGTATGAGACCATGGGATTCCTGGGCCGTCGTTTTGGCGAGGTGCTGGCGGCCTTGGAGCGCATGGGACCGGTGGCAGCCCGGCAGCAGTTTCAGCGTGTAACCCAACTGGTGGGCACCCTGGAAATAACCGTCTGGGATGGACAGCGATGGGTAGACGTGGGAACGCACCGGGAGGCTGGTCCACTGGCGACCGACGTGGTAGCCTATCCCTTTGACCACCAGCGCGACGACTCGGTGCGCATTCGGTTGCGTGCGGCCAGAGGAGCCTGGCGGTTGGACTGGGTTGGCGTGGCTCTGCTGGATCGTCCGGTCGAGGCGCAGGCGTTTGAACCGGCGATAGTCCACGTTAAGGGCATGCCGGATACCACAGCCCTTGCCCTGTTGCGAGACCCCGACCGCTATCTGGTCACCTATCCAGGTGCCCTTTATCAGATCACCTTTACGCTGCCTGCAGCTCCGGAAGGATGGGAGCTCTTTCTGGAGAGCCAGGGCTACTACTATGAATGGATGCGGGCTGCATGGTGGCAGGATGAAGACTCGCTGCAGGCTGCTCTGATGCTCTACCAGCCCGAACAGGCGCTCCGATTACTGGCACCACGCTATAAACAGGTAGAGGCCGAACTGGAACGCACATTCTGGAACAGTCGCTTTCGACGATAGCCATGCCACGCTGGTTTTTCTGGATCCTCTGGACCGGCCTTGTGCTGGAACCAGGAGCCGTGAGGGGACAGGCGCCGCAGCGTAACGCCCCGCGCGGGTACAGTATCCGACTTTATGTGGAGCAGGGGCAACAGCTTAAGGGGGAGCTGCTGGCCGTTACGCAGGACACCCTCTGGTTGCTGACCGATGCAGAAATTCGGCCGCTGCGTCTGGAGAGCATCTCTCAGGTGCAGGTGCGTTATCCAGGCATTCGCCGCAGCCATCTGATGCGCTGGAGTGTGATTGGAGGAGGAGTGACCGGCATTGCCCTTACGGGCGCATGCATGAGCGTATCGGAGGGGTGTGTCGGCGTGTTTGCGCTCAGCATGGGCCTGTGGCTTGTCGCAGGTGGCGTCGCAGCGCTGTTTACCCATCCTCCGCATCTATGGGTGGTGCCGGATTCTCAAGCGCTGGTTCCTTATGCCCGGTTTCCGCAGGGGCTCCCGCCCTCCATGCGCCCGTCCGGTCATTAGCGGAAAAAGTTACGGGTGCCACCGCAGGCGCAGTCCTCCGATCAGCACGCTGCCGGCGCGGGTGTCGGGGTGCTGTACCCATTGCAGGTCGAGTTGAAGCTGCACGGTAGCGCTGAGCGCCAGCAGGTAGGTGCCTTCCAGGATCCATTCTGTATGATGCACGCGGCTGCCAGGCTGCCGCCGGAGGCGACGATAGGCCCTGCTGTTGTGGGCTGCGGCAAGGGCCAGGCCCATGCGGTCGTTCGGACGCCCCGGAAGCCACCCCTGGCCGCTGAAGCCGCCGCCGGTATAAGCGCCAAATCGATTCACCTGCGGATGGGCGAAGCCGATGCGCAGAAATGCCCAGAGCGTTCGCGTCCCTGCTGTGTATAGGCGAGATTCCGCCAGCAGATAGCCCCCCCAGTTGCCCCGTTGCCAGCGGTCTGCATAAAGCCATTGAAAACGAGCAGTGTAATACCAGAAGCCCAGGGCCAGTTTGCGATGGTAGGCAGGCTCATGCAGGCGGCTGACCCATCGAATCGGCGACCAGTCGGCCAGACGCTTCAGGGCATATAACTGCGTACCTATTTCGGCTACCCCCAGCAGCCCATCGTTGCGTCCAAAAACGATAGAGGTACCTGTCTGATGGTGCGTGTGGCCGGGGGCCCCGTCCAGCAGGACAAGCTGCAAGTAACCGGCTTTGCGAGACGTAAGGGGGAACCCGAGACGAACGCGGAGCCCTACCGTGGTAACAGGAAAAATGGAAGGTCCCTGCGGCCGGCTATTGGCCAGTTCTGGTCCGATTCCAAAAGAGCTGTTCAGAAAGAGCTCGGCTGCTTGCAGCACGTCGAATTCACTGTTCAGGTCATAAAGGCCAATCAGCAGAGAAAGCCGGTCGTTAGCTGTTACGTGCTCAATAAACGCTTCATAGAGCCGCCAGGAGGTGGGTGCTTCAATGTTGCTAACGCTCTGCGCGACGCCGATGCGCTCGCTAAGGGTACGCCCCTGGTTGCCCAGGCCGTAAAAGAAAAGCGTCGTTCGCGAGGTAAGCCGAAGCGTCAGGGTTACGTCGATGTTGTCCATCCACACCGGCCGGGTTGAAGCGCCGACCAGTGGGCTCATCAGGTCCACCGTATAAGTCACGGACAGTTTGGACGGGAACTGGCTGGTGTCGGCAGTTAGCAGCCAGCCGCCCAGCCCCAGCACCAGCGCTAGCATCCAGACGATTTAAGTTTTTAGGTATGACTAAAAAACACCTTCCAAGATACGGAACGGGGTTACATGGCGCAAGAGGGGCGTTCGGTGATGAGGCAGGATTTGCAAGGATGATTGCACGCTATGTACCTGAGGATACTTCAGGGAGTGCGTGAAGTCTTGGCTGTTTGCTTGCTCGGGTTGCGCCGGGCAGGCAAAATCACCTTTGGCGCTGTGGGGGGCCGGGTTGATCGGAGGGGACTGTCTGGATCTGGAATGCGGGGGATGCTTTACGCGGGTTATCTTTATTGGCGCTCTGATTAAGCTGGTACGTCTGCTGCAGCCCCGGAAGCATACATGAGGCAGCCTGCTTATGCCATTGCAAAGAATTGGTGAGACGTTGGCAGTCGTGTACTAAACGATTAGCTGTTTCGTTTGTATTTTTCTGATAGGGCCGTAGGATTGTGCGGTCTGGTTTGCTTTTCTGGCGAAGAAAGTCCCACCACGACCGAGTAAACACCGGCACGCGTGTCATGATTGAGGTACGCGAGCTGACAAAGCGCTATGGGTCGGAGGTGGCGGTTGATCGCATCTCCTTTACGGTGCGGTCAGGTGAAGTGCTGGGGTTTCTCGGGCCCAACGGGGCCGGGAAGACCACCACAATGAAAGTGATTACCTGTTACCTGCCTCCGACCGAAGGTACTGTCCTGGTGGACGGGCTGGACGTGCGGCAGGATAGCCTGGCGATTCGGCAAAAGATCGGGTATTTGCCAGAGAACACGCCCCTTTACCCCGACATGGTTACCTACGATTATCTGGAGTTTATGGCGGCCATGCGGGGGCTGGATGGGGCGATGCGTCGGCGTCGCCTGGCCGAAGTGATTGAGGTGTGTGGGCTGGGAGACGTGCTCACCAAGCGCATTGATGCCCTCTCGAAGGGATATCGCCAGCGCGTGGGGCTGGCGCAGGCCATGGTGCATGATCCCCCGATTTTGATTCTGGACGAGCCCACCTCTGGCCTGGATCCCAATCAGATTGTTGAGATTCGGAGCCTGATTAAGACGCTCGGGCGTGAAAAAACGGTCATTCTCTCGACGCACATCCTGCCCGAGGTGCAGGCTTCGTGCGACCGGGTGCTCATTATCCATCGGGGACGTATTGTAGCCGATGGTACGCCTGAGGAGCTACAGTCGGCCCATGGGGGGCAGCGCATCCTGTTCGGGGTGCAGGCGCCGGAGGCGGAGGTGCGCGCAGCGCTGGAGCGGGTCGATGGCGTGCAGATAGAGGAGGCCCGGATGGACAGCGACGGTACTGTACTCCTGCGATTGCGCACCGACGGCCGGCAAGACCTGCGTCCAGAGTTGTTCCGGTTGGCTGTTGAACGGGGCTGGACGCTTACTGAGCTGCATCGGGAGCGGGTGGATCTGGAGGAAGTGTTCCGCCAGCTTACCATGAACTAAACGGGTGGCAACGATGCGGGAGATCTGGATTCTCACGCGACGCGAACTGCGGGCGTTTTTTGACAGTCCTTCTGCCTATATCGTACTGAGCGTGTTTCTGTTGATTACGGGGTGGTTCTTTGGCAACAGCCTGTTTGTAGAAAACGTGGCTTCGTTGCGCTCGGTTTTTGACCTGGCGCCCGTGCTGTTCATGTTCTTTATTCCGGCGCTCACGATGGGCACCTTCGCCGAGGAGCGCCGGGCCGGTACCATTGAGCTGTTGCTGACGCTCCCTGTGCGCGATGGGCAGGTGATCGTTGCCAAACTGCTCTCTGTGGTCACGGTATTGCTGGTGGCGTTGGCCCTGACCGGGATCTACGTGCTAACGCTGGCTGTGCTGGGCGACCCCGACAACGGGGCAACGCTCGGAGGGTATCTCGGGCTGGCGCTGCTGGGCCTGTCTTGCAGCGCTCTGGGACTGCTGGCCTCCAGCCTGACGCGCAACCAGATTGTGGCCTTTATTCTGGGATTTGCGATGATTTTTGGGCTGTATCTGCTGGACAAGGTCACCATCTTTGTGCCGGGCTGGCTGGCTCCGATTCTGGAATATCTGAGCATTGATTTTCACTACCGCAACTTGATGCGGGGCGTTATTGATTCGCGCGACGTGCTCTACTACCTGTCGCTAACCGTGTTTGCCGGTTTGCTGACTGCGTACCACCTGGCACGACGTCCGGAGTGAGCCATGCAACGGAATTGGACCACACGCACGACGCTGCTGCTGGCGGGGCTAATTCTGGTTGTACTCAACCTGATCGGCCTGAACGTTTTCTTCCGTCTCGATCTGACGGACGACCGGGTCTATTCGCTCTCCGAGGCTTCCATTGAAACGGTTCGCAATCTGGACGACCCGGTTACCGTACGGGTATTCTTTACGGCTGATTTGCCTGCTCCGTACAGCAGTTACCGGCGGTTTTTGCGGGATAAGTTGGACGAGTACCGCGCCTACGGAGGCAACAAGTTTCAGTATGAATTCCTGGACCCGGGAGCCGACGAGTCGTTGCAGCAGGAGGTCGCCCGCTACAACATTCCACCGGTGCAGGTGCAGGTGATTGAGGATGACAATCTGCAGATTAAAAATGCCTACATGGGGCTGGTCATTGAATATGGGGGCGAGCGGGAAACGATTCCGGTGATTGAGGACCTCTCGACGTTGGAGTATGACCTGACCAGCGCCATCCGAAAGCTCACGCGCGAGCGGCTTCCCGTGGTGGGATTGTTGACCGGGCACGGAGAGACCGGACGGGCGGCAATGGAGACGTTCTGGCGGGGATTGGAACGCAACTATGACGTGCGGACCGTTACGGTAAAGGGAGACAGCACGCTGGATCCGCGGCCGGATGTACTCTTCATCATTGCGCCGACTGATACGTTTCCAGAACCCCACCTGCAGGTGCTGGATCGGTATCTGATGGAAGGGGGGCGCATTGCGGTGCTGCTAAACCGGATCAATGCAAACTTGCAGTTTGGCTTTGCCAGTGAGCAGGAGACCCGACTGGAGGAGCTGCTGGCGCATTACGGGGCCGTTGTGCGGCCTGACCTG from Rhodothermus profundi encodes:
- a CDS encoding methylmalonyl-CoA mutase family protein; protein product: METRVYKPKHRIRFVTAASLFDGHDAAINLIRRLLQASGAEVIHLGHNRSVLEIVETAIQEDVQGIAVSSYQGGHMEFFKYMIDLLRERGAAHIKVFGGGGGVIVPEEIRELEAYGVCKIFSPEDGLRMGLQGMVNYMLEQCDFPTVRQLEEEELERVRQRDKQALARVLTAIEARLLEQVPAHLVPEPAGGDGFPDAEVRTAPVVGITGTGGAGKSTLTDELIRRFLNDFEDIHIAVLSVDPTRRRTGGALLGDRIRMNALYGEHGDRVYMRSFATRQAHRSISESLQEAIAVCRAAGFDLIFVETAGIGQSDTEIVDLADVTLYVMTQDYGAPTQLEKIGMLDLADLIVLNKFEKRGSQDALRDIRKQVQRNRGAFDQPPEAMPVFPTMASHFNDPGTTRLYLALLDLLNERFHFGRTSRLFRSEDLPEVDPERQAIIPPKRERYLGEIVETCRNYRKWVEEQVTYARKWGEAVGARRQVERWAPEDQERLLERLDQMIRHWWDKLDARCKRILEEWDATAERYRQETFTYKVRDREIRTPLYHTSLAGTRVPRVALPRYEDPGERLRFALLENLPGYFPYTAGVYPFKRTEEEPTRMFAGEGTPERTNRRFHYISEGMAAKRLSTAFDSVTLYGRDPDERPDIYGKIGNAGVSICTLDDMKKLYSGFNLCDPKTSVSMTINGPAPMILAMFLNTAIDQQVEYYLREIGRWEEVARVIAERLGDDRPRYVPFGPQGRVDSLPPTHDGTGLGLLGTSGAELVEWGLLDRETYENIKARALSVVRGTVQADILKEDQAQNTCIFSTEFALRLMGDVQQYFIDHKVRNFYSVSISGYHIAEAGANPITQLAFTLANGFTYVEYYLSRGMHIDDFAPNLSFFFSNGMDPEYSVIGRVARRIWAVVMRDKYGANERSQKLKYHIQTSGRSLHAKEIAFNDIRTTLQALMAIYDNCNSLHTNAYDEAITTPTEESVRRAIAIQLIINKELGLAKNENPLQGSFIIEELTDLVEEAVLREFERIDRRGGVLGAMESMYQRGKIQEESLLYERKKHSGELPIIGVNTFLPKNGESHDAPTALMRSHEEEKRHQLENLRAFQRRNAHRAPHMLERLQQVARRGENVFAELMETVRYCSLGQITQALFEVGGEYRRNM
- the purE gene encoding 5-(carboxyamino)imidazole ribonucleotide mutase; amino-acid sequence: MPAAATPLVGIAMGSESDLPVMEEAAHVLDAFEVPYEIRVLSAHRTPHRMLEYARTAHTRGLKVIIAGAGGAAHLPGMIAAATPLPVIGVPVPTRHLQGLDSLLSIVQMPGGVPVATVAIGQARNAGLLAVQILASSDATLLQRMLDYKQQLVEKVEQMDARVQTRFAS
- the purK gene encoding 5-(carboxyamino)imidazole ribonucleotide synthase; translated protein: MYEKRRKLIGMSVVRTPNIPVIGILGGGQLGRMTAMAALRMGLQVRFLVPQPTGSAEGLGEVVVGNWQDPDVLRRFAEGCTVVTVESEWAPADVLEPVLPEGTTLWPRAETLQIIRDKGQQKRVLAEAGLPLPAFACCATLEEAQAAAERFGYPVVLKRYRGSYDGYGNFTARSPEALQTGWARLAQEDGLLVEAWVPFVRELAVLVARSPGGEEVIYPVVYTRQQDHRCYLVQAPAAIDPAVAEEARRVARAAVETVGGIGITAVELFELADGRILINELAPRPHNTGHYTIEGCYTSQFENHVRAVLDWPLGSPELREPVAVMVNILGRRSSNSIELRGLPEALRIPGVAVHLYGKTQVRPGRKMGHVTATGTDPEDVRRRAETAADLIARYL
- a CDS encoding dipeptidyl-peptidase 3 family protein translates to MRWCLLLGICSFLIACEPPETMPETTHDALLVVPGASPEAQTLLRKYAPFRLEADLSGLSDNQRQILRLLIEAAREMDAIFKVQAYGNLDSLLATIEDPGLRRFVEINYGPWDRLEGNRPFLEGTGPKPPGANFYPADMTPEEFEAAAAHNPALRSLYTMVRRDARGRLVAIPYHKFFASHVQRAAALLRQAAELAEDEGLRRYLTLRAEALLTDDYYESDRAWLDMKTNTIDVIIGPIETYEDQLFGYKAAAEAFVLLKDPTWSQRLNRYTTLLPALQAALPVPEAYKQEQPGTDSDLGAYDALYYAGDANAGAKTIAVNLPNDERVQLEKGTRRLQLKNVMRAKFEKILLPIADILIAEDQRPHVTFDAFFGNTMFHEVAHGLGIKHTITGRGTVREALRDLYTTMEEGKADVLGLYMVTWLIEQNEWEADPMDHYVTFLAGIFRSIRFGAASAHGRANLIRFNFFKEQGAFTRDPATGTYRIVPERMETAVNALSEQILRLQGDGDYAATADFIARYGQIDDTLRADLARIQQAGIPVDIVFIQGPEVLGLQ
- a CDS encoding carbohydrate porin; amino-acid sequence: MLALVLGLGGWLLTADTSQFPSKLSVTYTVDLMSPLVGASTRPVWMDNIDVTLTLRLTSRTTLFFYGLGNQGRTLSERIGVAQSVSNIEAPTSWRLYEAFIEHVTANDRLSLLIGLYDLNSEFDVLQAAELFLNSSFGIGPELANSRPQGPSIFPVTTVGLRVRLGFPLTSRKAGYLQLVLLDGAPGHTHHQTGTSIVFGRNDGLLGVAEIGTQLYALKRLADWSPIRWVSRLHEPAYHRKLALGFWYYTARFQWLYADRWQRGNWGGYLLAESRLYTAGTRTLWAFLRIGFAHPQVNRFGAYTGGGFSGQGWLPGRPNDRMGLALAAAHNSRAYRRLRRQPGSRVHHTEWILEGTYLLALSATVQLQLDLQWVQHPDTRAGSVLIGGLRLRWHP
- a CDS encoding ATP-binding cassette domain-containing protein codes for the protein MIEVRELTKRYGSEVAVDRISFTVRSGEVLGFLGPNGAGKTTTMKVITCYLPPTEGTVLVDGLDVRQDSLAIRQKIGYLPENTPLYPDMVTYDYLEFMAAMRGLDGAMRRRRLAEVIEVCGLGDVLTKRIDALSKGYRQRVGLAQAMVHDPPILILDEPTSGLDPNQIVEIRSLIKTLGREKTVILSTHILPEVQASCDRVLIIHRGRIVADGTPEELQSAHGGQRILFGVQAPEAEVRAALERVDGVQIEEARMDSDGTVLLRLRTDGRQDLRPELFRLAVERGWTLTELHRERVDLEEVFRQLTMN
- a CDS encoding ABC transporter permease: MREIWILTRRELRAFFDSPSAYIVLSVFLLITGWFFGNSLFVENVASLRSVFDLAPVLFMFFIPALTMGTFAEERRAGTIELLLTLPVRDGQVIVAKLLSVVTVLLVALALTGIYVLTLAVLGDPDNGATLGGYLGLALLGLSCSALGLLASSLTRNQIVAFILGFAMIFGLYLLDKVTIFVPGWLAPILEYLSIDFHYRNLMRGVIDSRDVLYYLSLTVFAGLLTAYHLARRPE